Proteins from a genomic interval of Plasmodium berghei ANKA genome assembly, chromosome: 6:
- a CDS encoding kelch domain-containing protein, putative has translation MNIINYLYSKSKNIYNRNINAYNYNNIENENLISHFSDNNNNNYSNNSHSSKSSAHTLIVNDRNIDRYVKKKNEHAEDSQEEYNEKRETMASYLNKSGNIKDSKKKKYIINSIRNNSKLYIRDSNISNDRNNNKILQHNSGIGIMNLNIENSKLCYEFNIYNIGFDKKVYKNRCDGVCVLNDNIYIFDKIKKCIYLYTPYNNVWYIFLDIYEEISIKKNNIDIPNMYDMKNKSEKQYVLHKYVNNISFLNYTDMVYLNDYLFIISSNSQFMNICKVNINNMNTLFGVIVISSYEKKKSNISDINNNEQKRKEQIREFAKNNNDVSSGSYNKQCVKNKHVNSLVNKTDVEERYKPELNMYNYNMENGKNEDIDYYEQVYSEAEREKEEISDEYIYVNGISKFDEFFGDEKNENSKKQIIKARDYFSLCSVNEKLCSLIYLFGGKGNTIKEKNEYIDIIYNDLYVYDFYMNKWIELHECKSENIDVKSEINEEYYEHVHVENTTLHDHVNNNNYENFINSKEWHKLYDFNVESYESFIPSEKKNIGKEATNSENDQFHLFPPIDEDVKNVESVENANKKDKFNVCEKNSNNTNSPIITTIKEYYSTKDLGTNKNEHHIDEQLFTGLEISNNVSKKKKKKIENTVEKYNKNTSSQGNDKDNLYNLIFDSVSILSDEKSNHCLGNSSNAYLSPFIDNSNINEEVKNDNEKVKGSCINCRKNAKCKYICEMIKKNIKMKKLKWLGRRAGHTCNYYKNNLYIFGGINYYSFNKNKINLNFCNNLYLYNIETNACFEILGKGNIPEKRYRHSSIIINDYMFILGGECKNSTLPKNDLFFYNFENSVWSEIIINSTIGSHALYKSIWLENFGSIYMFGASILRLTKKNFQYTPPYKSNRSKEKIVNKKK, from the coding sequence atgaatataataaattatttgtatagCAAAAgcaagaatatatataatcgaaatattaatgcatataattataataatattgaaaatgaaaatttgaTTAGCCATTTCagtgataataataataataattatagtaACAATAGTCATTCATCAAAATCATCAGCACACACTTTAATAGTAAATGACAGGAATATTGATAGATAtgtcaaaaaaaaaaatgaacatgCGGAGGATAGTCAGGaagaatataatgaaaagaGAGAAACAATGGCTAGCTACCTGAACAAATCAGGAAATATTAAAgattcgaaaaaaaaaaaatatatcattaataGTATTAGGAATAATAGCAAGCTATATATCCGTGATAGTAATATTAGTAATGACaggaataataataaaattttgcAACATAATAGTGGAATTGGGATAATGAACTtgaatatagaaaatagtAAATTATGTTAcgaatttaatatatataatataggATTTGATAAAAAGGTTTATAAAAATCGGTGTGATGGTGTTTGTGTGCTAAAtgataacatatatatttttgataaaataaaaaagtgtatttatttatacacaccatataataatgtatggtacatatttttagatatatatgaagaaatatcaataaaaaaaaataacattgATATTCCAAATATGTAtgatatgaaaaataaaagtgaaAAGCAATATGtattacataaatatgtaaataatatttcttttttaaattatacgGATATGgtttatttaaatgattatttatttattataagtAGCAATTCAcaatttatgaatatatgcaaagtgaatattaataatatgaataccCTTTTCGGGGTAATAGTTATATCTagttatgaaaaaaaaaaatcaaatatttcagatattaataataatgaacaaaaaaGGAAAGAGCAAATTAGGGAGTTTgccaaaaataataatgatgtTAGTTCAGGATCGTATAACAAGCAatgtgtaaaaaataaacatgtGAATTCATTAGTTAATAAAACTGATGTAGAAGAGAGATATAAACCAGAATTAAATATGTACAACTATAACATGGAAAATGGTAAAAATGAGGATATTGATTATTATGAACAGGTTTATAGCGAAGCAGAAAGGGAAAAGGAAGAAATTTCagatgaatatatatatgtaaatggGATATCTAAATTTGATGAATTTTTTggtgatgaaaaaaatgaaaattcaaaaaaacaaataataaaagcaCGAGATTATTTTTCACTTTGTAGcgttaatgaaaaattatgttcattaatttatttattcggTGGTAAAGGAAATacaattaaagaaaaaaatgaatatattgatattatatataatgatttatatgtatatgatttttatatgaacaaaTGGATAGAATTACACGAATGCAAAAGTGAGAATATTGATGTTAAATCTGAAATAAACGAAGAATATTATGAACATGTTCATGTGGAAAATACCACTTTACATGACcatgttaataataataattacgAAAACTTTATTAATTCAAAGGAATGGCATAAATTATACGATTTTAATGTAGAGAGTTACGAATCATTTATACCTagcgaaaaaaaaaatataggaAAAGAGGCGACAAATAGTGAAAATGATCAGTTCCATCTTTTTCCCCCCATCGATGAGGATGTTAAAAATGTTGAAAGTGTTGAAAATGCGAATAAAAAAGACAAGTTTAATGtgtgtgaaaaaaatagtaataatactAACTCGCCAATTATTACAACTATAAAAGAGTATTATTCTACTAAAGATTTGGggacaaataaaaatgaacatCACATCGATGAACAGCTATTTACTGGCTTAGAAATAAGCAATAAtgtttcaaaaaaaaaaaaaaaaaaaatagaaaatacagttgaaaaatataataaaaataccaGTAGCCAAGGTAATGATAAAGATAATTTGTATAATCTCATTTTTGATTCGGTAAGTATATTAAGTGATGAAAAAAGTAATCATTGTTTAGGAAATAGTAGCAATGCATATCTTAGCCCATTCATTGATAATTCAAACATAAATGAAGAAGTGAAGaatgataatgaaaagGTGAAAGGGAGTTGTATTAATTGTAGGAAAAATGCAAaatgcaaatatatatgtgaaatgataaaaaaaaatataaaaatgaaaaagttGAAATGGCTAGGTAGAAGGGCAGGTCATACatgtaattattataaaaataatttatatatatttggtggaataaattattatagttttaataaaaataaaataaatttaaatttttgtaataatttatatttatataatattgaaacAAATGCATGTTTTGAAATTCTAGGTAAAGGAAATATACCAGAAAAAAGATATAGGCATAGTAGTATTATCATAAATgattatatgtttatattagGAGGGGAATGCAAAAATTCAACATTACCAAAAAacgatttatttttttataattttgaaaattctGTGTGGTctgaaattattattaattctACAATTGGATCACATGCATTATATAAGTCTATATGGTTAGAAAATTTTGGTtctatttatatgtttgGTGCATCTATTTTAAGattaacaaaaaagaaTTTTCAATATACCCCTCCATACAAAAGTAACAGAagcaaagaaaaaattgtgaacaaaaaaaaataa